One genomic window of Thalassolituus hydrocarboniclasticus includes the following:
- a CDS encoding AAA family ATPase, giving the protein MTEQQGFARLKEALQQQIIGQPHLVERLLICLLSDGHLLVEGAPGLAKTKAINALAERIEGDFKRIQFTPDLLPGDITGTEIYRPQQQTFDFQAGPIFHNLILADEINRAPAKVQSALLEAMAERQVTVGGVTRPLSSLFMVMATQNPIEQEGTYPLPEAQLDRFVMHVVIDYPDSEAEQKILRLARGEAMQQQNSDDTKLSQEMVFSARQQVLNLHMSDAVEQYLVQLVMASRRPEPYGKDLASWIEYGASPRGTIALDRCARAHAWLNGRDYVSPDDVQAVAHDVLRHRLLLSFEAEASGMTVNKVINELLQRVPVV; this is encoded by the coding sequence ATGACTGAACAACAGGGTTTTGCACGCTTGAAAGAAGCACTGCAACAACAGATTATTGGCCAGCCCCATCTCGTTGAACGCTTGTTAATTTGTTTATTAAGCGATGGCCATTTACTGGTTGAAGGTGCCCCCGGTCTGGCAAAAACCAAAGCCATCAACGCCCTGGCCGAACGCATTGAAGGGGATTTCAAACGCATTCAGTTCACCCCCGATCTGCTGCCGGGTGATATTACCGGTACCGAAATTTACCGCCCGCAACAGCAGACCTTCGATTTTCAGGCCGGGCCGATTTTCCATAACCTGATTCTGGCCGACGAAATTAACCGCGCACCGGCCAAAGTGCAGAGCGCCCTGCTCGAAGCCATGGCCGAACGTCAGGTGACCGTCGGTGGTGTTACCCGCCCGCTGTCGTCGCTGTTTATGGTGATGGCTACCCAGAACCCGATCGAACAGGAAGGCACCTACCCGCTGCCGGAAGCCCAGCTCGACCGTTTTGTTATGCATGTGGTGATTGATTACCCGGACAGCGAAGCCGAGCAGAAAATTCTGCGTCTGGCGCGTGGGGAAGCCATGCAGCAACAAAACAGCGACGATACCAAGCTGTCGCAGGAGATGGTGTTCTCCGCCCGCCAGCAGGTACTGAATCTGCACATGAGCGATGCCGTTGAGCAGTATCTGGTACAGCTGGTGATGGCCAGCCGCCGCCCGGAGCCTTACGGCAAAGACCTCGCCAGCTGGATTGAATACGGTGCCAGCCCGCGTGGCACCATCGCCCTCGACCGCTGTGCCCGCGCCCATGCCTGGCTGAACGGACGTGATTACGTCAGCCCGGATGATGTGCAGGCAGTCGCCCACGATGTACTGCGCCACCGTCTGTTGCTCAGCTTTGAAGCCGAAGCCTCTGGCATGACGGTGAATAAGGTGATTAACGAACTGCTGCAACGGGTACCGGTTGTCTGA
- a CDS encoding DUF58 domain-containing protein, which yields MRQDGHFSAGAEILPANLVQLRALARQLPLHKQKKVLNDLAGSHASAIRGRGLDYAEVREYQAGDDIRAMDWRVTARTGDAHIKVFREEKERPILLVCDLRANMRFGSRRALKQVLAADLTALFAWAALEHGDRIGALLFNDEQETDLRPKTGRKQVLQLLNELTTIAPSASADPQQRMQQICRHLRRIARPGSAVYFISDWTGFDADCEQQLHAVTRHCDLVAVHISDPLEAELPPPGLYSLSDGQQRLALDSTTSRQREEYQQAFSLRMNSLQQQLQRLKVPLIALSTSNADPLPALRQGLGLGMLSRVRAEES from the coding sequence ATGCGCCAGGACGGACATTTCTCTGCAGGGGCCGAAATTCTGCCGGCCAATCTGGTGCAGCTGCGCGCACTGGCGCGTCAGCTACCGCTGCATAAGCAGAAAAAAGTGCTGAACGATCTGGCCGGCAGCCATGCTTCCGCCATCCGTGGCCGCGGTCTGGACTACGCCGAAGTGCGTGAATATCAGGCCGGCGATGATATCCGCGCGATGGACTGGCGGGTTACCGCGCGCACCGGCGACGCGCACATCAAAGTTTTCCGTGAAGAAAAAGAACGGCCGATCCTGCTGGTCTGTGATTTGCGCGCCAACATGCGCTTTGGCAGCCGCCGCGCGTTAAAACAGGTGCTGGCCGCTGATCTCACCGCGTTATTTGCCTGGGCTGCACTGGAACACGGCGACCGTATCGGTGCCCTGCTGTTTAACGATGAGCAGGAAACCGACCTGCGACCTAAAACCGGCCGCAAACAGGTGCTGCAGTTGCTGAATGAACTGACCACAATAGCACCATCAGCCAGTGCCGATCCGCAACAGCGTATGCAACAGATTTGCCGCCATCTGCGCCGCATTGCCCGCCCCGGCAGTGCCGTTTACTTTATCAGTGACTGGACCGGATTTGATGCCGACTGCGAGCAGCAGCTGCACGCGGTGACCCGTCATTGCGATCTGGTTGCTGTTCATATTTCCGATCCGCTGGAAGCCGAACTGCCGCCGCCGGGTCTTTACAGCCTCAGCGATGGCCAGCAACGCTTGGCCCTCGACAGCACCACCAGCCGTCAGCGCGAGGAATACCAGCAGGCGTTCAGCCTGCGCATGAACAGCCTGCAACAGCAACTGCAGCGTCTTAAAGTGCCGCTGATTGCCCTGAGCACCAGCAATGCCGATCCGCTGCCGGCCCTGCGTCAGGGGCTCGGACTCGGCATGCTCAGCCGCGTACGGGCGGAGGAAAGCTGA
- a CDS encoding DUF4381 domain-containing protein has translation MQPQNDTLQIYDIHLPDPVSAWPPAPGWWLLLIVILLAAVAAFFVWRKLRQRWQRRSDCLQQLQNLRSHFDKTDAQACAQINEILKLYCQQYFPQAVALHGQAWVDFLNQNSPVPLFNNQSARALAEAPYAPPRADWRQHYGELDDLLALAQRWLKNARTDLEKTGPQPAVRPSAKTEAN, from the coding sequence ATGCAGCCGCAGAACGATACCCTGCAAATATACGATATTCATCTGCCTGACCCGGTCAGTGCCTGGCCGCCGGCACCAGGATGGTGGCTGCTGCTTATCGTTATTCTGCTGGCCGCGGTTGCCGCCTTTTTTGTCTGGCGCAAACTCCGGCAGCGCTGGCAGCGACGCAGCGATTGCCTGCAGCAATTGCAGAACCTGCGCTCGCATTTCGATAAAACCGATGCCCAGGCCTGCGCCCAGATTAATGAAATTCTGAAACTCTATTGCCAGCAGTATTTTCCACAGGCGGTTGCCCTGCACGGTCAGGCCTGGGTGGATTTTCTTAATCAGAACAGTCCGGTGCCATTATTCAATAATCAAAGTGCACGGGCTTTGGCAGAAGCACCTTATGCGCCGCCACGCGCCGACTGGCGCCAGCATTATGGTGAGCTGGATGATCTGCTCGCTCTGGCACAGCGCTGGCTGAAAAACGCCCGCACAGACCTAGAAAAAACAGGCCCACAGCCAGCCGTACGGCCAAGCGCAAAAACGGAGGCCAATTAA